One genomic window of Chelonia mydas isolate rCheMyd1 chromosome 27, rCheMyd1.pri.v2, whole genome shotgun sequence includes the following:
- the SP6 gene encoding transcription factor Sp6 gives MLTAVCGTLANQRSETPRVASPHLDLQPLQPYQPHASSEVGGDFPSPLQSTELQHLPLVGPGVEFAAAPGYDLHGSSRLDLDGDSLLAPGAYSKLLQPPPEMAHPYEPWFRPSHPGNAAEEGGVNPWWDLHAGSSWMELSPGQGGLQAPGPAGGLQPVLGGYGSAEHQLCGPPHHLLPSAQHLMGQEGPKLLASPPEPHVLEQAVDGTARAKSSRRSVPRSAGQAACRCPNCQEAERVGPCPDGAKKKHLHNCHIPGCGKAYAKTSHLKAHLRWHSGDRPFVCNWLFCGKRFTRSDELQRHLQTHTGTKKFTCPVCSRVFVRSDHLSKHVKTHEGAKEGAEGEGKGGADLPGKGKREPEAGSSSPVTQPN, from the coding sequence ATGCTCACGGCCGTCTGCGGCACTCTTGCCAATCAGCGCTCGGAGACGCCGCGCGTCGCCTCCCCGCACTtggacctgcagcccctgcagccctACCAGCCCCACGCCAGCTCCGAGGTGGGCGGcgacttcccctcccctctccagtcCACGGAGCTCCAGCACCTGCCCTTGGTGGGCCCCGGGGTGGAGTTTGCGGCCGCCCCCGGCTACGATCTGCATGGCTCTTCGAGGCTAGACCTGGATGGTGACAGCCTGCTGGCCCCTGGCGCGTACTCCAAGCTCCTGCAGCCGCCTCCCGAAATGGCCCACCCCTACGAGCCCTGGTTCAGGCCCTCGCACCCCGGCAACGCCGCCGAGGAGGGCGGCGTGAATCCCTGGTGGGACCTCCATGCCGGATCCAGCTGGATGGAGCTGTCGCCGGGTCAAGGCGGCCTCCAAGCCCCTGGCCCCGCGGGCGGACTCCAGCCGGTGCTGGGGGGGTATGGCTCCGCTGAGCACCAGCTCTGTGGCCCGCCACACCACCTCCTGCCCTCGGCCCAGCACCTGATGGGCCAGGAAGGGCCGAAGCTGCTCGCCTCGCCTCCGGAGCCGCACGTTCTCGAGCAGGCTGTGGACGGTACCGCCAGGGCAAAGAGCTCGAGGCGCTCGGTGCCCCGGAGCGCCGGGCAGGCGGCCTGCCGCTGCCCGAACTGCCAGGAGGCCGAGAGGGTGGGGCCCTGCCCGGACGGGGCCAAGAAGAAGCATCTGCATAACTGCCACATCCCCGGCTGCGGCAAGGCCTACGCCAAGACCTCCCACCTGAAAGCCCACCTGCGCTGGCACAGCGGGGACCGGCCCTTCGTCTGCAACTGGCTCTTCTGCGGCAAGCGCTTCACCCGCTCCGACGAGCTGCAGCGGCATCTCCAGACCCACACGGGGACCAAGAAATTCACCTGCCCCGTGTGCAGCCGGGTCTTCGTGAGGAGCGACCACCTCAGCAAGCACGTGAAGACGCACGAGGGGGCCAAAGAGGGAGCGGAGGGGGAGGGCAAAGGCGGGGCAGACCTGCCggggaaaggcaagagggagCCCGAGGCCGGCAGCTCCAGCCCCGTGACCCAGCCCAACTGA